A genomic segment from Drosophila miranda strain MSH22 chromosome 3, D.miranda_PacBio2.1, whole genome shotgun sequence encodes:
- the LOC108158039 gene encoding J domain-containing protein CG6693-like, whose translation MSVCGDSWLMFGTRDFYKVLDVSRGAMPRAIRSAAYQLIMKEHPGQRPAKQRRKALQKCHLVFRIMSILTNDKQRALYDSPTEFPQESASCELDLTFATVLDLCACLLGSRQDRSGVSELFRKHYKGSQLELADIKAAYTLGKGCMDRLFIELPLMTVRDEPRIRKIIMKLIKSNDLPEYSKFINESVEKRRRRRLKFAVYEAKSKTENNEDGLAEI comes from the coding sequence ATGTCTGTGTGCGGCGATTCGTGGCTCATGTTCGGCACCCGCGACTTTTACAAGGTGCTGGACGTCTCACGCGGGGCTATGCCGAGGGCCATACGCAGCGCTGCCTATCAGCTGATCATGAAGGAGCACCCGGGCCAGAGGCCTGCCAAGCAGCGCAGAAAGGCCCTGCAGAAGTGCCATCTCGTCTTCAGAATTATGAGCATCCTGACCAACGACAAGCAGCGGGCTCTGTACGATTCCCCGACCGAGTTCCCCCAGGAGAGTGCCAGCTGTGAGCTGGACCTGACCTTCGCCACGGTGCTGGACCTGTGCGCGTGCCTGTTGGGTAGCCGCCAGGACCGGTCGGGAGTAAGCGAGCTCTTCCGGAAACACTACAAGGGCTcgcagctggagctggcggACATCAAGGCTGCCTACACGCTGGGCAAGGGCTGTATGGATCGCTTGTTTATCGAACTACCACTGATGACGGTCCGGGATGAGCCACGCATCCGAAAGATCATCATGAAGCTGATTAAGTCCAACGACTTGCCTGAGTACAGTAAATTCATCAACGAATCCGTGGAAAAACGGCGGCGACGTCGCCTGAAGTTCGCTGTCTACGAGGCCAAGTCCAAGACCGAGAACAATGAGGATGGCCTTGCAGAAATTTAG
- the LOC108159974 gene encoding uncharacterized protein LOC108159974 produces the protein MVRLCRGCRISHDCVLQVNVVLLLAGLIFLMDVFNHMYVKYTLLREATVFPGVLMAWMFMMRFLTAAGYILNAIVGIRMARCPGLIKFASYMFFSLLLLLYTLSIAATRFVYRSRFELSATRMALLLWRNDKIGRLEEELGCCGRMGLIDYEILAGERHWASGACCGAPGCGGCSAKVIKYLWGIEVEVARDNFILFILLLVGAIVMMCHYKGVQLNTFGDPDDCGHESEEENQQEEEDEDSPWKSTRSDTETEASTLQ, from the coding sequence ATGGTGAGATTGTGCCGTGGGTGTCGCATATCGCACGACTGTGTGCTGCAGGTCAatgtggtgctgctgctggccggGCTCATCTTTCTGATGGATGTGTTCAACCACATGTACGTGAAGTACACACTGCTCCGGGAGGCCACCGTCTTCCCGGGCGTCCTAATGGCCTGGATGTTCATGATGCGCTTCCTCACCGCGGCGGGGTACATCCTGAACGCCATCGTGGGCATCCGCATGGCCCGGTGCCCGGGCCTGATCAAGTTTGCTAGCTACATGTTTTTTAGcttactgctgctgctgtacaCCCTGAGCATAGCGGCGACGCGGTTTGTGTATCGATCACGCTTCGAGCTCTCCGCCACGAGGatggcgctgctgctgtggcggaACGACAAGATTGGGCGGCTGGAGGAGGAGCTCGGCTGCTGCGGACGAATGGGCCTAATCGACTACGAAATCTTAGCCGGGGAACGCCACTGGGCCAGTGGCGCCTGCTGTGGGGCACCGGGCTGCGGCGGCTGCTCCGCGAAGGTGATCAAGTACCTCTGGGGCATCGAGGTGGAGGTGGCCCGGGACAACTTCATCCTGTTCATATTGCTCTTGGTTGGGGCGATAGTCATGATGTGTCACTACAAAGGTGTGCAGTTAAACACGTTTGGAGATCCCGACGACTGCGGCCACGAGTCAGAAGAGGAGAatcagcaggaggaggaggatgaggatTCACCCTGGAAGAGCACGAGAAGCGACACTGAGACCGAGGCGAGCACTCTCCAATGA
- the LOC108159969 gene encoding odorant receptor 42a-like gives MVLRKIFPAMYTLSEEAPACSRNGTLYLLRCIFLMGVRKPPARFYVAYCLWAIVMNLSSTFYQPIAFLTGYISHLSELSAGELLTSLQVSFNAWACSAKVLIVWALVKHFDDANNILDEMDRRLTQPSERLRVHQAVSKSNRIFFIFMTVYMAYATNTCLTAIVMGKPLYQNYYPYLDWRSSSLQLGLQTGLEYFAMAGACLQDVCVDCYPVNFVLVLRAHMSIFADRLRHLGRDPEESPEQRYEQLIQCIQDHKTILRFVDCLRPVISGTIFVQFLVVGLVLGLTLINIVLFANLGSAIAALFFMAAVLLETTPFCILCNYLTDDCYNLADALFESNWIDGEQRYKKTLMYFLQKLQQPIKFMAMNAFPISVGTNIIVTKFSFSVFTLVKQMNIAEKLAKVEGEPDYN, from the exons ATGGTGCTGCGTAAAATCTTCCCGGCCATGTACACGCTGTCGGAGGAGGCCCCGGCCTGCTCTCGGAATGGGACTCTCTACTTGCTGCGCTGCATCTTTCTAATGGGAGTGCGAAAGCCACCGGCTCGATTCTACGTAGCCTACTGCCTGTGGGCTATCGTCATGAACCTCAGCTCGACGTTCTACCAGCCCATCGCCTTTCTGACTGGGTACATCAGCCATCTGTCTGAACTCTCCGCGGGGGAGTTACTCACCTCCCTTCAGGTGTCCTTTAACGCTTGGGCCTGTTCCGCCAAGGTGCTGATCGTTTGGGCGCTCGTCAAGCACTTCGACGATGCCAACAACATTTTGGACGAAATGGACAGGCGCCTCACCCAACCCAGCGAACGCCTCCGAGTCCATCAGGCCGTTTCCAAGAGCAACCGAATCTTCTTCATCTTCATGACCGTCTACATGGCGTATGCCACCAACACGTGCCTCACTGCCATCGTGATGGGGAAACCGCTGTACCAGAACTACTATCCGTACCTGGACTGGCGCTCCAGCTCGTTGCAGCTGGGTCTGCAGACGGGCTTAGAGTACTTTGCCATGGCCGGTGCCTGCCTACAGGACGTGTGTGTGGACTGTTATCCCGTCAACTTTGTGCTCGTGCTCCGTGCCCACATGTCCATTTTTGCGGACCGACTGAGACACTTGGGCAGGGACCCTGAGGAGAGCCCCGAGCAGCGCTACGAGCAACTAATTCAGTGCATCCAGGACCACAAGACCATTCTGCG TTTCGTGGATTGTTTGCGTCCCGTGATTTCGGGCACCATTTTTGTGCAGTTCCTCGTTGTGGGCCTGGTCCTTGGTTTGACGCTCATCAACATTGTGCTTTTTGCCAATCTGGGATCGGCCATTGCTGCCCTGTTCTTCATGGCAGCCGTTCTGCTGGAGACCACTCCGTTCTGCATTCTCTGCAACTACCTCACAGACGACTGCTACAACCTGGCGGACGCCCTATTCGAGTCGAATTGGATCGATGGCGAGCAGCGCTACAAGAAGACGCTCATGTACTTCCTGCAGAAGCTCCAGCAGCCCATCAAGTTCATGGCCATGAACGCTTTTCCCATTTCCGTGGGCACCAACATTATT GTCACCAAGTTTTCGTTCTCAGTCTTTACGCTGGTCAAGCAAATGAATATTGCGGAGAAGCTGGCCAAGGTCGAAGGGGAACCCGATTACAATTAA
- the LOC108158040 gene encoding alpha-amylase 4N-like codes for MAADGGTYGTAGSTASPSSKSYPAVPYSSLDFNPTCAITNYNDANEVRNCELVGLRDLNQGNSYVQEKVSDFLNHLIDLGVAGFRVDAAKHMWPADLGVIYGRLKNLNTDQNALFSKEVGAK; via the coding sequence ATGGCAGCCGATGGCGGCACCTACGGCACAGCCGGCAGCACcgccagccccagctccaagAGCTACCCCGCAGTGCCCTACTCCTCCCTGGACTTCAACCCCACCTGCGCCATCACCAACTACAACGACGCCAACGAGGTGCGCAACTGCGAGCTGGTCGGCCTGCGTGACCTCAACCAGGGCAACTCCTACGTCCAGGAGAAGGTTTCCGATTTCCTGAACCACTTGATCGATCTGGGTGTGGCCGGATTCCGCGTGGACGCTGCCAAGCACATGTGGCCCGCAGATCTGGGCGTCATCTATGGCCGCCTCAAGAACCTGAACACCGATCAAAACGCACTCTTTAGCAAAGAGGTTGGGGCTAAATGA